One stretch of Stanieria cyanosphaera PCC 7437 DNA includes these proteins:
- a CDS encoding vanadium-dependent haloperoxidase — MESGEQFRPPTPEPFLLVDGRGGVQVSPFEGEVSPSRVNLDAKTITLADGSVLEVDRSLIGTIINPKFIKQAEEIIDYSANLTDRQKLIAEFWEDGRGTSFPPGTWMSFGEYVSDRDNHSLDQDAKMFFTLSNALFDTGIATWECKTYYDYTRPVAAIRQLGELGLIGEYNRDLGGYAIEAWQPGLGKTTILAKDFITYQTPNSHPSPPFAEYTSGHSAFSAAGAEILQLFTGSDEFGAKVTFDPGQSRFEPGLTPEKTVTLGWDTFSQAAREAGTSRLYGGIHFSDGNHYGSILGTEVAEAVFAQAQFYIND; from the coding sequence CGAACCTTTTTTATTGGTAGATGGACGGGGCGGCGTACAAGTCTCGCCCTTCGAGGGCGAGGTCAGCCCCTCACGAGTTAATCTCGACGCTAAAACCATTACCCTAGCGGATGGTTCGGTACTGGAGGTTGACCGCAGTTTAATTGGCACGATTATCAATCCCAAATTTATCAAACAGGCAGAAGAAATTATCGATTACAGTGCTAATTTGACCGACCGACAAAAACTAATCGCTGAATTTTGGGAAGACGGACGCGGTACTTCTTTTCCTCCCGGTACCTGGATGAGCTTTGGTGAGTATGTTTCCGATCGCGATAACCATAGTCTCGACCAAGATGCCAAGATGTTTTTTACCCTCAGTAACGCTTTATTCGATACGGGAATTGCTACTTGGGAGTGCAAAACTTATTACGATTACACCCGTCCCGTCGCCGCGATTCGACAATTGGGAGAATTGGGTCTGATTGGAGAATACAATCGAGATTTGGGCGGTTATGCCATTGAAGCTTGGCAACCAGGTCTGGGGAAGACTACGATTTTAGCGAAAGATTTTATTACCTATCAAACTCCCAACTCTCATCCTTCACCACCTTTTGCTGAATATACTTCCGGACATAGTGCTTTTAGTGCTGCTGGAGCAGAAATTTTACAATTGTTTACCGGTAGTGATGAGTTTGGTGCCAAGGTGACTTTTGACCCCGGACAATCTCGTTTTGAACCGGGATTGACTCCTGAGAAGACGGTTACTTTGGGTTGGGATACTTTTTCGCAGGCAGCACGAGAGGCTGGAACTTCTCGCCTCTACGGAGGAATTCATTTTAGCGATGGCAATCATTATGGCAGTATTTTGGGGACAGAAGTGGCTGAGGCGGTTTTTGCTCAAGCTCAATTCTATATTAATGATTAA